From the genome of Onychomys torridus chromosome 14, mOncTor1.1, whole genome shotgun sequence:
TTGTATCACTTCTTTTTGTAAGGTAGGGAAAGTGAGTCTTGGAGCCCTTCCACTTCCCACTCCCACGGTTCTCACCACCCGTCGCTGTCAGCAGCATTCACATTGACACCAAAGTCCAGCAGAAACTTCACGATGTGATGGTGGCCAGCACAGACAGCATTGTGCAGGGGTGTGATCCCTTCATCATTGGGTTTGCTAGGGTCTTCCACCTAGGACACAGAGCACGTGAAAGCCAGCCCTTTAAACTCCCAGCTGCACATGTGGGAGTATAGCTCACCTCGTAGATGATCCTCTGCACTAGATCAAACTCTCCTTCCAGAGAAGCATCTAGAAGCAGCGCCAGAGGGTTGAAGCGCACTCTCAGCCCATGTCCTGTTCGCTCTGAGTTAGGCTTTTTCAGGTTTGTCCGTTTGCTCTGTAGGGCAGCAAGCATTTTAGTGTCAGGTGACCTACCCTAGGCAAAGACCAATCCAAGACATTGCTGTGGGAAGGGGTGGCAGGAACGAAGGCAACAGTTCTCCAGAAGCAGCCCTGTGACGGCTCTACAAAGGTCTGGCCATGTGTAGAGTGGGGCTAGGTGAGCTGCTAACCACTCTAGGACTAGAGGGAGGGAGTGGTAGTGCACTGCTGGTCCAGAAGTCTGCTCATCCCTCTTGATCCCGTCTCAGAGATCCCATTAAGAAAGGCTTGTGTGGGATGgcagtgtggtgcacacctttgatcccagcactcaggaggcagaggcaggtggatctctgagtttgcaaccagcctggtctacagagtgagttccaggacagccagggctccacagtgaaaaaccaaaaaagcaagcCTTGTGTGGATTCCCTGAGATGGTCCCAAACCCTCTCTGCTGAGTCAGTATTGACCTCCTCAGGGAGGGTCATTGCTTCtctccctatctgtctgtctgtctgtctgtcactgagGTGTCAGTGTCAGCAAGCTTTCCAGGGTACCATGTCCTATGCTTTGACCCTCTGGTCTGTGGTCATCTGATTATCCTGTCCCCACATCTTAGTCTGCATGCAAGGGCATGCCTGGCTTTGGTCTAGCAAGGATACCCACCGCAGATGTTGCTGGAGGATGACTGACAGGGGAAAGAGGTGCTGGAGGGACTTGTTCCTCCTCTGAAGGAGCCTCAGCCACAGGACTTGGGATTTGTTCTGTGGAGGGTACTGTAGCCACATTGTTGTTATTGTCCTCAGTAGGCTCAGCAGTTTGAGTTGTTTGGGGGCAAATGAGCTCCTCTGGCTCAGGGGAAGGTAACTCATTATCGTTGGCATCTGAGGATGGGGCAAGCTCATCAGGAAGTGGGGCTGTGGGCCGGGGAGGGAGAGACTCATCCAAGTTGCCATTGGCATTGGTATTTCCATTGTCCACATCTGCTAAGGTGCCTACAAAGTCCTGTGAAGGGCTGGGCTGGTAGAAAGGGGTACCCTCCATGCCACCAGCCAGGGTGTTGAAGCGTTGATACAGCAACTTTTGGATGTTGGGGCCTCCAGGGCCCTCTGGCTCTGTGATAGAGCTGCGCTTCTTCAGGGGTCGGGGTGCGTTGGCCAGCTTCCTGCGGAGGGCCTCCAGGTCCGCATCACTCTGATAACGAAGTGGCGAGTGCACAATGGGTGTAAGTTTGGTGGGACTgagtggccgtggcaggctttccACTGTGCTGCCTTCTCCAGGTCCAGGAGGGCCTTCCTGTTCTGGCTCTTTCTCAGCACATTCTGAAGGAGGCTGAGGCTGTGTCGTGCCTGGGCCCAGTGGCCCATGAAGAAATGGCAAGGGTGATGGAGATGCTGACCCTGATGGCAGGACAGGCTTACCATATACtagaagagaaacaaaggacAGAACTTCATCCTTGCTGCTGTGATAGGATCTTCTCCCTGGCACTGACTTGATGACATAGAAGCTTCTATTGCTGGTGGGTTCTGATTTCTGAATCCTCAGCAAACCTTTTCCAAGACCCTCCACTCACTCCCTTTAAACTGGGTTTTATATTTGCTTGCACGACTGGGttctttctaaagagaaagtTGTTGACCTGAGGTTCCCCACTCCAACAAGTCTGCTTAGTCTCCTGGCCAAGGAAAAATGCCAAATCCACCGAATCTGCATCTGAGTCCGGGACTGACTCAGGCAACATGGAAGATACTTACCTCTTTGGAGCAGGACACATGTGACCTATGGCTCAAATGCTTCTCTCATGGCCAGAACTGTGGCCACAGATCACACTACTTGGGAGGTCCTTGGCAGGTGATGGCTAAACACATCGAGGAGTCAAACTACAAGTTTGGATGCTGCAGCCCTGACCTGGACCATAGAACCTTCCAGCTAGGATGAGGCATGTAGGGCTGTGCTGTACCTTCTCAGTAGCCTCCCTAGAAGGCCCCTGTTCAATCACCCACTCCAGGCTGTCCCTCCTGGAAGCTCCTCACACTGCCCATGTCCAGGATGCTGACTTAGCAATGTCCAGCAGGTCCACCCCCCAATCACTGGATAACTAATGGCACAAGTTACCCTAAAGccggagaaaaataaaattccagaagTCTTATCCTTTTGGATTTACTACTGAGTGATATGTgggtacccaggcaggaagtcaCAGTGTGTGATTGCCTGCAAGATTACTgtgtgccaggtggtggcggcggcgcacacctttaatcccagcactcgggaggcagaggcaggcggatctctgtgagtttcgaggccagcctgggctacagagcgagttccaggaaaggtgcaaaactacacagagaaaccctgtctcaaaagaaaaaaaaaaattactgtgcaTTTTGTCTCTTTATTTCCATCCCAAACTGGCACCCTATACTTTAAGTTTTATCCTAAGTAGCATGCAAGGACACAGATCTTAATTAAGGGATAACTTCCATTTCTGAAAGTATACAGCCAACATACCTGCTTTAACTGACTTGTTTAAGGTGCCATGCACTGGTGGCTGGTAATTCTTAGGTGGTGTGGCTTGCTGCAGGTACATGGAGTATATAGAACTTGAATTTACTGTCTGAGGTCCCTTCCTGGGAGACTGTGGCCTTGACCCTTTATCAGCCAGAAAAGGCCTAATGGCTACTGTCAATGGAAGCTCGGGTTTTCCATCTCCAGTTGGAAAGGCAGGTGGCCCCGCTGGTGGGTATGTGGGACTTGGTGGCACTGAGATCCTTTGCTGAATCTGCTGCGAGGAGCCAGGCTGGGGGGCGTTGCCTGCTGGAGCCAGTGGGGCAGGTTTCTGCCGACTTGGTGGGCCTGCACCAGGTCTGGGCAAgctgccttctttccttctctccaggGAGCTTGTTGATCCTGGCCCCAGGGGCACAGGACTTGGGTATGTCCCATAACTTGGGGGTAGTGGCTTGCCTACACCAGGGATGGGAGGTGGCCCTTTGCCAATCTCGATGCCCTAAGTTTATAAGAAGAAAACACTTAGATTACTCTTAGGAAGGTTAAAcatatttctattcatttacaaCAGCACACAGTAGGATTTATAAGCCTTCAAAAGGACATAAGACACACTATCAGGCTCAATATTGATCTATACTTGAGCATGCTCAGGCCCCTAAGGACCAGTGGCTGTTTTGGACTCGGAGTGTAAGGTAGACAGTAACAGAGCTGACTTGTCTTCATGCTACCTCACACCCTTGAGCTGAAGATCAGAACAACAGGGAAACTCACTGGGGCAGATTAAAGCCAGATGACCTACCAGCTTTTCTGTAGCTCCCAGTGCTGGCAAGGGCAAAGGCTGGCTTGAGATGGCACCTTGCTTTAGAGCCCCCTCCATTCCTGAGTCCTTCCAGTCTCCACCAGCCATCTGAGTTGACTTCACTGAAGCAGAGTTCTGCTTTAATGTTGGCCAGTTTCCATCATTAGCTTGAAAAGAGCATATAATTTATGGGAAAAAAGTGTTGAAATTAGTTGAGCCAGAAACAAATACAGTACCGGGACTTCCATTACCTAAGCTGTCAACCAACGCCTGCATGCTTAATTAATTTGCTCAGAGCCCACAGACCTTTGCATAAGCCCAAGGAGTGATCTTGACTATCATCTGCCACTGTGACCAGCACTCACCAACACTGCAGCGAGGGCTGCATCACTGGAATATAGGGCAAGtccaatatccacagcacacaacaCAGCAGCACTTACATACCAAGCACTACTTgtacacacaatcacatacagCAGCATGAAAAGACTTATCATTTGGCTTCATAATAGATTTGATTTGTATGATTTCCATTATTAGAATAAAATTTCTTTAGTGTGCGGAATTCCCTCTAAAACAATCTGTGACCTGATTGGgtagcagcaggagcagcagctaaCATTTTGTTGCGACGATCAGGAAGCCAGTCTTCAACCCCAAGTTTCCAGGAAATTCAGATTTGTTTATTACAGAGCATTTTCCAAACTGAAAAGGGGTGCACACACGTGGCCTGAAACTGAGTTAGCTGTATGCCCTGACTTAGGCCTTTGCTGCTCTCTGACATGCACAGGTGTGGGCCACTTTGGCTGCCCACTTCCAATCCCACAGCAGCTAGGCATGGGCAGGAATTTGCCATGAGTGGGGATAACTGAGCAGCAGCAAAGTAGTCATCTGCCATAACTGCTTCAAGTTCTAAGTGTAAATTGCTCCAGGATGTTCTGCAGGACCTACCAGACCAGTGGCATGTACCACAGCTGCTCTGCATGCTCTGGCTGGTTTGCACTATTCAGTAACTACAGTGCTAAGTCACAGGGCTCCAAGGCAGTGCTAACCCAGCACTGGTAAAATGTTTCAGAGCCTAACACAAACTATCACCTTTTTCCAGTCTGTCAGCCTCTTCCTGACAAGGGGGTGAGCTTTCTCTCCTTTTTGGTTGTGTGACTGGGAGTAAGGCTGTACAAAATACCAAACTCACTAGAGGCACCCAGGTGAAACTCAGCTTACTGGGAAGCAAGGCCAACTGTAGCCCATGGTGTGAGCAGCTGGGCTGGGCTTTACTGCTCTCAAGGTCATGGGGTATTTATGGTGCTCAGTAGCCTCAGAAATCCCATAGCAATGGGTAGTTTTATGGGAAGCAGCCATGAGAGGActgaaaaacaacttttttttcagGACAAGGCAGGTATCACAGGTGGCCACTTAGTATTTTGTATTGCAAAGCAAATGACCTTCAATTATGACTAGCCTCATGAGTAACTTTTTCTGAGTTGGGTTTCACTATGttcccagcctggtctagaatTTTCAGTCCGCCTCCTTCAGCCTccgtgtgtgccactatgccccaCAGTTCACCTTAACTGTTCAGAAACAACCTATAACATAGCCCTTTCTGTGCCAGTGTCTGCCACTTGGTGTCTAACATTGTCTGGATGACCATGTATGGACCCCTTCCCTCGACTCCACACTGGATTAGAAGGGGCAGGTATATTAGCACAGAGGTGATTAACAGTCCTTTGTCAGTTTGGAAAAACAAATGATTGTTGATTCAGTTTGTGTTAGAGATCAAGCGTCCCAATAAGGCTGTCAGATGACATACAGTTTACAAGCAGGCTTTCAAAGTGTCGTGAGGAACTGCAGTCAGGCCCGACGTCCAGGTCTGACACTGTCCATGTGCTGATCACTCTACTTCTACTGTAGCCATCTGTGTAACACAGAACCAAGATTGCCAACCAGGGAGCAGAGGCCCCTAAAGAGAATTTCTCATCCTAGCTCCACAGCTGAGATCCTGGTCCCAGCTTGGGTTCACACAGGAAACCTGTGCAAACTGCTTTCAGCTACAATGGAAGGAATGTGGTTGAAAGGCAACTTCTGGCAACCTTATGAGGCTACTTAGTAGGGAGTGGGAAACAGGTGATGTTCTCGACTTGGAACTTTTgaaagtttttcgagacaggatttcttctatgtagttttggtacctgccctggatctcactctgtagaccaggctggccttgaactcattgagatccacctggctctgcctcctgagtgctgggaactttTAACAACCAAGTCAGCAGATGAGGACATAGCTCATTTGCCACtgaaacattcacacacacttacCATGGATAGGGGACTCACAACTGCTTACCAATGAATGATGCAATGAGGGGGTCAAGCTGAACACAGAATCCACCTGACTCTAATACCTGGTCATAAAGAGCTCTGGGTGAGGTTCTGGCCCATGAGGGTGGGGGAAACCCCCTTGGCTATAGTCAGAAGGAGCCAGAACGGCCGATATAACTGCATAGTAGGTGCCaagcaacaggaagcaaaaatgCCTGGTGTGGTGCTACATGACTTTATCCCagcacagcagaggcaggaggatctctgtgagctcaaggccagcctggtctacatagtgagttccaggccagtcaaggccacttagagaaaccctgtctcaaacacagcaTCGCCCCCACCAAAAAAAGGCAAGCAACCAGCACAAAAGACTACTGCAAACTGGTTACTCCCCTGGTGAGGGGAGGAGAATCAAACATGGGCTTTATATCAGGAGAACAATGTTTTCACAAATTTAATACGCACATTTAGTGTGCCATGGCACAGGTTCTTAATTCTGTGTGTACAGGCCAACCGTAGTCATAAAATCTTACTATAAGGaaaccctgattttttttttagacaggttccTTGTGTAatctagcctggccttgaacttgaagccaccttcttctgcctcctgagcgagtactgggatcacaggtgcatGTCACCATACATCCATTGGTTTAAAAACCATCATACTCTCCACGTAAGAGCCCAGTGCCTGGCTGGAACACCATGCAGTGAGTGTACTAGGGCACAGTGCTGGAGGCCTGAGTCATCACACTGCACAACTGCAAAGACCAAAGAAAGGTTTGTGGATTTTTCCCTTTTAGCCCTGACTTCTGGTGCTGGAGATCTAAACCATGGCTTTGCAGCCACACCCATAACCCACCCAAGTTTGTGGATTTTCTGACTGACGAAGATGCAACAGCTAAAGCACTGTCCACAGGAAGGCAGCCTTTGCCCAGCCGCAGACCCAGTCATAGTTCTCAGGGATAAAGAAGCCTGTACTCTATGCACCCTTGGAATTGATCCTTTGTGGTTTGAAAAGCACAGTCCAGACCTTCAGATCAGTCAAGatagttttgtcttgttttaggGTCACTGTTATTATAGAGACCAGGAACCTGgagctgggggaggtgggggaggcagagcctgggttAAATATAGACAGGGCTGCTGTTGCCTCCACACCACTCTCTTCCCATGCACTCTCCAGAGGAGAGGACTGGGGCCACTTACCAGATTTGGATCTTCCGTGGGTAGCACTTGAGGCAATGGTGAGAGACTGGGGCTTTACAGGGTCCCCTGGGAGAGGAAATGCCCCAGCACTGGGAACCTGGATATAAGGACCCACAGCAGCGACCCGACCAGACGTGCTCAGGGGTGACTGTGGTGATGACGTGCCATTCACACGGTTCAGCTGCAATGAGGATGAAATCAGAGTCAAGATTCTCTTAATACTAAGTTCAGCAAGAGATGGTCaggctgggaaagagaaaaaaaaaaaaaatcactcagctTGTAATCTGGGAAGTTCCTTGCCCTGAAAGACTAGCATGTAGAAGGGGAGCCTTCAGAGAACTTGAGTCATACTAAACACTACCCACTGGTACGCTACAAAAACAAGGAGTTGGCATGATGACTGCACCAGCTTCAATAACCCATGAGCTGCCCCCTCTCACTCAGGAAAAGCTATCCCCCCTGTTGTGCGGTAAGAGGTACTGGTCAAAGCCTGCTTCTGTGAGCATGGCTTCAAATCCTTCTCTGTCACTTATTCACTGTACTAGCTCAGGCCAGTAACTTGGTCTCTTTAACCTCTGTGTCTATACCTATAGTTAGGATGAGAGTTTTCATAAAGATGCAGGGCGAGGTGCTCAGGCGAGGTGCTCAGGTGACGCACTAGTCCTGACAGGGCCCCTACATTTCTGAGAGCAGTTCTGCTTTTATAAGCAAGGACACGACCAGGTAAAAGacaatggccaagatcaaaaggGTGTACAATAGGATTCTAACTAGAGGACCACGGGCTTCTTGCTAGGAAGGCTTTAAATGGGGAGCCATGGATTCCTTAAATTGTCTGCATGATTCTGCCCACTGGGAATGGCTCAAGACCTTCCCAAACACTCAGAAGTCCCTAGGATCTTTAGGAGAGCCACAACTCTGCAAAAacaccattaaaaaaattttttttttcagagctgaggactgaacccagggccttgcacttgctaggcaagcgctctaccactgagctaaatccccaaccccaaaacacCGTATTTTTTTATAAGATCCCTGAAACAGCATAACCTATCTAGCtatttgtgattttaatttttttaaaattgtggtgTGCAAATGTGCACAGAGGTCAGGGACAACTTGttataggagttggttctttcattcagttgcaccatgtgggtcctaggcttgaactcatgttgtcaggcttgggagcaagtgTATTTGATGTTGAACCACCTCATCAGTCCTGTGAtgagtggggttttttttttggggggggggttacttTTTTACATCTTGGCTAAGCCATGGTGCCCAGATAGGTACTCAAACAGTAGTCCAGATGTTACCAGaaggccttttttatttttatttatttattttttttggttttttgagacaggatttctttgtgtagctttgcgcccttttcctgaactcacttggtagcccaggctggccttgaactcacagagatctgcctggctctgcctctgagtgctgggattacaggcgtgcgccaccactgcctggctagaaggcctttttttaaaacatgagattaACATTTAGTGGACTCTGAGTAAAACAGATGACACTCTGTAAGATGGGTAGGTCACATGCAACCAGTGCAGGCCTTGAGAAAAACTAGTCACCCAGAAAGAAGGGACTAGAGCAGCCAGCCTTTACTTAAGCTCCTAGGTCTCCATGCTGCAATTTTCAGACTTGCTAGACTTTATTAACTCATAAGCCAGACTGGAGAGCTGCTTTAGCAgctaagaacactagctgctctcctagtggacctgggtttggtttctaggacccacgtggcagctaacaattgtctgtaactccagttccagaggacccaacactcttctggcctttgtgggcactgtgtgcatgtggtgcacagacatacatgcaggaaacaaacacacacacacacacacacacacacacacacacacacaaataaaatttgaaatagaaaaaaaaaaaacatatagacCAATTCCTGaacatctttcttttcctctctccctccctcctcttcctctctgcagAACTGTTTTTACTCTTACTACTCTATATAAATAAGCACGcacatgccgggcagtggtggtgcacacctttaatcccagcacccggaaggcagaggcagatggatctctgtgagttcgaggccagcctgggctaccaagcaagttccaggaaaggcgcaaagctacacagagaaaccttgtctcgaaaaacaaacaaacaaaaataaataagcacgCACAATCCTGTCTCTCATGGCCTCTGTGTTGTTAATCTTGAGAGAAAAATGTCATTTGAAGCTGCTCCAATTACTGACCTTTAAACTCGGGTATAGTACAGGGTAGCTCCGTGAGACACAGATTGCGGAAGCCCAGTCCCTGTCTTCAACCATCCTTCAAATCTACCTCCACTGGGCAAAGCTTTCGATGCCCACACCTGCCTCCTCAGAGCATCACTGGAGTGACTGAGGCTGACAAGAAGACAGCTGTCACCAAACTGTCAAGTGTGTGCACGGGAACCCAGGGCAGGGGAGACACCAGTCTGGGTGTAGAGGGATGGATGTGGTGTCCAGTCAGACACAGGGAGTAGTGCTGCTTCCCACTCACTGAGAGGCAGCATGATGCAGAGGGTGGTGAAGGGCATGCAGACCCTGGACCATGGTACAGCATTAGATGTTAAAGGAATGAGACCGTGATCTCGGGCAGTGCAGACCACTAACGTAAATTACCACACTCCCATTTCCATTGGAAATTACACACTTTTCTATACCTTTGTGTCTGAATTAAGTAAGAGACTAGAGTCATTAGCAATTATCAGCTCTAGAGAATAAGGGGAAGATTTCCCTGTGAATATTCCT
Proteins encoded in this window:
- the Ppp1r13b gene encoding apoptosis-stimulating of p53 protein 1; this translates as MMPMILTVFLSNNEQILTEVPITPETTCRDVVEFCKEPGEGSCHLAEVWRGSERPIPYDHMMYDHLQKWGPRREEVKFFLRHEDSPAESSEQGGRQTQEQRTQRNVINVPGEKRTENGAGNPRVELTLSELQDMAARQQQQIENQQQMLVAKEQRLHFLKQQERRQQQSISENEKLQKLKERVEAQENKLKKIRAMRGQVDYSKMMNGNLSAEIERFSAMFQEKKQEVQTAILRVDQLSQQLEDLKKGKLNGFQSYNGKLTGPAAVELKRLYQELQIRNQLNQEQNSKLQQQKELLNKRNMEVAMMDKRINELRERLYGKKIQLNRVNGTSSPQSPLSTSGRVAAVGPYIQVPSAGAFPLPGDPVKPQSLTIASSATHGRSKSANDGNWPTLKQNSASVKSTQMAGGDWKDSGMEGALKQGAISSQPLPLPALGATEKLGIEIGKGPPPIPGVGKPLPPSYGTYPSPVPLGPGSTSSLERRKEGSLPRPGAGPPSRQKPAPLAPAGNAPQPGSSQQIQQRISVPPSPTYPPAGPPAFPTGDGKPELPLTVAIRPFLADKGSRPQSPRKGPQTVNSSSIYSMYLQQATPPKNYQPPVHGTLNKSVKAVYGKPVLPSGSASPSPLPFLHGPLGPGTTQPQPPSECAEKEPEQEGPPGPGEGSTVESLPRPLSPTKLTPIVHSPLRYQSDADLEALRRKLANAPRPLKKRSSITEPEGPGGPNIQKLLYQRFNTLAGGMEGTPFYQPSPSQDFVGTLADVDNGNTNANGNLDESLPPRPTAPLPDELAPSSDANDNELPSPEPEELICPQTTQTAEPTEDNNNNVATVPSTEQIPSPVAEAPSEEEQVPPAPLSPVSHPPATSASKRTNLKKPNSERTGHGLRVRFNPLALLLDASLEGEFDLVQRIIYEVEDPSKPNDEGITPLHNAVCAGHHHIVKFLLDFGVNVNAADSDGWTPLHCAASCNSVHLCKQLVESGAAIFASTISDIETAADKCEEMEEGYIQCSQFLYGVQEKLGVMNKGTVYALWDYEAQNSDELSFHEGDAITILRRKDENETEWWWARLGDREGYVPKNLLGLYPRIKPRQRTLA